A genomic segment from Triticum dicoccoides isolate Atlit2015 ecotype Zavitan chromosome 1A, WEW_v2.0, whole genome shotgun sequence encodes:
- the LOC119354619 gene encoding 40S ribosomal protein S15-like — translation MRISYFTSLINARLINKKANVAAGRKVAAAAAAAGQPNKRTFRKFTYRGVDLDALLDMSTDDLVQLLPARGRRRFQRGLKRRPLALIRKLRKAKREAPAGEKPAPVKTYVRDMIIIPEMIGSQIAVYNGKYFVINEIKPEMIGHHLAEFSISYKPVKHGRPGIGATHSSRFIPLK, via the exons GCGAACGTCGCCGCGGGGAGGAAGgtggccgccgctgccgccgccgccgggcaGCCGAATAAGAGGACGTTCCGCAAGTTCACTTACCGCGGCGTGGACCTCGACGCGCTCCTCGACATGTCCACCGACGACCTCGTCCAGCTCCTCCCCGCCCGCGGCCGCAGAAG GTTCCAGAGGGGGCTGAAGCGGAGGCCCTTGGCGCTCATCAGGAAGCTGCGCAAGGCG aaaagggaggcaccagccgGTGAGAAGCCAGCGCCTGTGAAGACTTATGTGCGCGACATGATCATCATACCAGAGATGATAGGCAGCCAAATTGCAGTGTACAATGGGAAATATTTCGTCATAAATGAGATCAAGCCCGAGATGATTGGGCACCACCTCGCCGAGTTCTCCATCAGCTACAAGCCCGTCAAGCACGGGAGGCCCGGCATCGGCGCCACCCACTCCTCGAGGTTCATTCCTCTCAAGTGA
- the LOC119286097 gene encoding photosystem II reaction center W protein, chloroplastic-like, with the protein MAMISPAAATVVAARPAQALGLPQLRVTRAEKLRCAYSKDGKEEAAAATPAVVKGVPLLAAASAAMTAASPALALVDERMSTEGTGLSLGLSNNLLGWILLGVFGLIWSLYTVYSSTLDDDDESGGLSL; encoded by the exons ATGGCAATGATCAgccctgccgccgccaccgtcgtcgcCGCCAGGCCGGCCCAAGCTCTAG GGCTCCCTCAGCTGAGGGTGACCAGGGCTGAGAAGCTGAGGTGCGCCTACTCCAAGGACGGCAAGGAGGAGGCGGCTGCGGCGACTCCGGCGGTCGTGAAAGGCGTGCCGCTGCTGGCCGCGGCGAGCGCAGCCATGACGGCGGCGTCCCCGGCGCTGGCGCTGGTGGACGAGCGGATGTCGACGGAGGGCACGGGGCTGAGCCTGGGGCTGAGCAACAACCTGCTGGGGTGGATCCTGCTGGGCGTGTTCGGCCTCATCTGGTCCCTCTACACCGTCTACTCCTCCAccctcgacgacgacgacgagtccggcggccTCTCCCTCTGA